In a genomic window of Pseudomonadota bacterium:
- a CDS encoding L-threonylcarbamoyladenylate synthase, whose amino-acid sequence MIVEWDPARPKKRITQLIKETLLNGGVIAYPTDTFYGMGCDLFNIKAIRKLYLMKRLDEKRALSIICRDFKDVSTYAVMSNFAFEVLKGYLPGPYTFILKARRIMPKLLMTVKKEVGVRIPDHPVPVGVVEMIDRPVINTSAKPYGGEVFTDPRDIEKAFKGSIDIVIDGGIMVSDPSTLISLVEDKVEVLREGKGVLKGLLQG is encoded by the coding sequence AAGAGACCCTTCTCAATGGCGGGGTTATAGCATATCCGACAGATACTTTTTACGGCATGGGATGCGATCTCTTTAATATAAAAGCTATAAGAAAACTCTATCTGATGAAAAGACTTGATGAAAAAAGAGCATTGAGCATCATATGCAGGGATTTTAAAGATGTAAGCACGTATGCTGTTATGAGCAATTTTGCCTTTGAAGTTCTCAAAGGATATTTGCCCGGGCCATACACATTTATTCTTAAAGCAAGAAGGATCATGCCAAAACTGCTCATGACCGTAAAAAAAGAAGTTGGGGTAAGAATCCCTGACCACCCCGTTCCTGTCGGTGTTGTAGAGATGATAGACAGACCGGTAATCAATACCAGCGCAAAACCTTACGGGGGCGAAGTATTCACAGATCCGAGAGATATAGAAAAAGCATTCAAGGGAAGCATAGACATAGTGATTGACGGCGGCATTATGGTTAGTGATCCATCAACCTTAATAAGTCTTGTAGAAGACAAGGTGGAAGTGCTGCGCGAAGGCAAGGGAGTGCTCAAGGGCCTTCTACAGGGATAG